In Capricornis sumatraensis isolate serow.1 chromosome 16, serow.2, whole genome shotgun sequence, a genomic segment contains:
- the LYVE1 gene encoding lymphatic vessel endothelial hyaluronic acid receptor 1, with the protein MAKFFSLGLLLASIWTTRLLVQGSLRSEELSVSGPCRIMGVTLVTKKTQPLLNFTEAQEACRLVGLTLANQDQVEEARKFGFETCSYGWVKNQFVVIPRIISNPKCGKSGVGVVIWRSSLGSRHRAYCHNSSDTWINSCFPEIITTDDPLFNTETETYTTKMTVSDSTHSALSTDGPDYVTTTVAPPLASTSTPRKRKLICITEAFMETSTTATERESDIQNRPAFKNEAVGFGGVPTALLVLALLFFAAAAGLAVCYVKRYVKAFPFTNKNQQKEMIETKVVKEEKADDSNPNEESKKMNKKPEEPKSPPKTTVRCLEAEV; encoded by the exons ATGGCCAAGTTCTTCAGTCTGGGGTTGCTTCTTGCCTCCATCTGGACCACAAGGCTCCTGGTCCAAGGCTCTCTCCGCTCAGAAG AACTTTCCGTCTCAGGACCATGCAGAATCATGGGGGTCACCCTAGTGACCAAAAAGACACAGCCGCTTCTGAATTTCACAGAAGCCCAGGAGGCCTGTAGGCTTGTGGGACTCACTTTGGCCAACCAAGACCAGGTTGAAGAAGCACGGAAATTTGGCTTTGAGACTTGCAG CTATGGATGGGTTAAAAATCAGTTCGTGGTCATCCCTCGAATTATCTCCAACCCCAAGTGTGGGAAGAGTGGGGTAGGCGTCGTGATTTGGAGAAGTTCACTCGGCAGTAGGCACAGGGCCTATTGTCACAACTCATCTG ATACTTGGATTAACTCATGCTTTCCGGAAATTATCACCACCGATGATCCCTTATTCAACACTGAAACTGAAACATACACAACGAAAATGACGGTCAGTGACAGTACACACTCAGCATTGTCTACTGATGGTCCTGACTATGTTACGACGACTGTGGCTCCCCCTCTGGCTTCCACTTCTACTCCacggaaaagaaaattaatttgcatAACAGAAGCTTTTATGGAGACTAGCACCACAGCTACAGAAAGAGAATCAGATATTCAAAACAGACCAGCCTTCAAGAATGAAGCTGTTGGGTTTGGAG gTGTTCCCACAGCCCTGCTGGTGCTCGCGCTCCTCTTCTTTGCTGCCGCAGCTGGCCTTGCAGTCTGCTACGTCAAAAG GTATGTGAAGGCATTCCCTTTTACAAATAAGAACCAACAGAAGGAAATGATAGAAACTAAAGTAGTAAAAGAGGAGAAGGCCGATGATAGCAACCCTAATGAGGaatcaaagaaaatgaataaaaaaccaGAGGAGCCCaagagtccacccaaaaccaCAGTGCGATGCCTGGAAGCTGAAGTTTAG